The segment ACCTCCaacaaggaggttatgttttcagtaatgtctgtttatttgtctgtctgtgtacaagattactcaaaaagttatgttagtattttcatgaaattttcaggaaacatcaaacatgctGCAAAGAACGAGTGGTTAAATTTAGGTGCTGATTCGGTCAAAGTtcaaagtcaaaggtcaagcttaCAGGTTATCCTGCGCTCTAAGtgcaaactgcacagctggacacctcatgggtcaaggctGATgtctattgatttcaaggtcacaaaatcaaaggtcaaggtcaaaggtgactCCTTCGGTAAAACCTTCTCTGTGCTCCAGCAGGTGTCCCCTTTGTTACctttgttagcaagattacataaaaactaataatgaacaAATTTGGATAAAgttttcaagaaatgttggggttagtacaaaaaaataaataaataaacaaataattaatatttgatGGTGATCCAGGTCATGATCCTGCTTGAACTCTTTTTTATTGGTGCTACAGCCTCGTAGATAATAGTACTACTTGGTTAGGGTTAGTGAAATCTTTTGACTTGTCTTAAAATCAACCCTTATTCAGTGTTAATGGCATTTTCTACatctacattttttaaatagtttttttttcatagttaTGCTTTTTCTCTAGCACTCTGTCTGCAAATAACACAGAAACTTCCCTGAAAAATGGATCAAGTAAACAGAATAAGAGACTCATTAGAGCCATGAGCTTGAGATAACTTCAACATTAACCTCTAAATGAGTTTTGCTCTTCTTCTTACGCCGGCAGCGCTCCTCTGAGTAGCGCTCCCCTCGATGGATCTCCAGGTAGGGATGCCAGTCTTCAGATGGAGAGCAGAGGGATTTCagacgctggaaagaagagtgtgAACAGATCTTATTTATCTattagttttattgcttttttaaaaattttacaaCTATCCCTTCCCGCAGTTCTCGCAGAGTGGTAAAGTGCTTTGGGAAATGCAGAAGACggtatataaaaatgtttgaataaccACACACCTTCCAGGGGTTTCCCTTTGCTTTTATCAGCTTATAAACAGCGACAGCAGGGATCCAGATAATGACGAACACGACCATGCACCAGCCCAGAGCCAAGCCCCAGCCCGGAAAATCGATTTTCCCATAGGTGGGGGGGACAAAGGTTGCAAGAGACCATCCCAAGATCACCTGAGCAGGAATACAAGTTCGGGTTTATTCATTCGTTTTGACTCATGTCGCTAGAAAACTCAACAGAAagtgtttctccaaactgaggtcattcaaagagctatctgcaacaagtaTGATCGCTTTAAGAACAGAACTGCTTCTTCTTAGGTAAATGTGAGTAGGCAGAAACAACATGAGAGGGATTCTTTTCACCAGTATGATGCAGGGGCTGATAAAGAACCAGCAGGCTCTCCACCACAGCCAGAAAGCTGAAGTCTTGTTTCCAATCATCATCTCAATGTCTTTTATAAAACGGTTCCCtcctgtgaaacaaaaacacacaagctgGAGTTAGAGTCCATCTGTTCCCTTCAGAAGTGTGCATGCACAGGTTTTTAGTGGTCATATTCACCGTATATGTAGGAGATGCCAATGATCTCcaggagaaccagaaccagcagcacCCAGCTGGCTACGAACTGATCGATGAGGGTCACCCAGTATATTCCTGCCTAtagtgttcacacacacacacacacacacacacacacatactgagGGTGTTAAGTAGTCCTGAGTGGGATAAAAGTAAAGGAAGGTACATCGATGCAGACTTACTTCTGTGACACATGGCAGACCCAGGAGGTAGAGGATGGAACATATTGTTATCGTCACTAAGGCTCGTCTGGATTTGAAGATTTTAGGGAAAGCATCAAGCAGGCAGGTGGTTAATATCtctaaagacaacaacaacaaaaaaaacaaccatcagCAAAAGTTTTAACGTTCTGCAAATACGACGCCGCAGCTGAAAACCTAACCTATTCCTGCGAACTGCGAGTCCAGACCGACGGTTAAAAGcatgaagaagaacaaaatggACCACAGCTGGGAGACGGGAAGCTTAGAAAGAGCGTCCGGATAGGCAATGAAGGCCAGGCCAAaacctgcacaaaaagaaagcaaagtaaacaaaagtcCTTCAGATTATAActagctttttttctcttcagattttaactcattagtttccagataaactaattGTCTCACCTTCCTTCACAACTTCCTCAACGGGTACTTTATAGATGTGAGCCATATGACCCAATATGGAAAATATAGCAAAACCTGCAAGAACGCTGGTCCCTGCAAAGAAAACAGGGCATAAATTAGTATCagtaataatttaatattaataataagtATATTAGCTGTAAGCTCCTACCAGCATTAGTAAGTGATACAACAAATGAGTCCTTAAAGACGTTGTTGTGAAAGTTGTTATAAGAAGCGAGAGTCATGAGTCCTCCCCAGCCCACAGACAGAGAATAGAAGGTCTGAGTCGCAGCATCTTTCCACACCTGCAGCACATCGGCAGCGGTTTCCATCAAACAGGAGCTTCGTTtttctcagtctaaaactcatTCCACGTGCCGTTCTCGGAGGTGGACGGCGGGACGCCTACCTGGGCTTCATACAGCTTTGTCAAATTGGACTGGGCGCCAATGTAGAACTCTATCCCATCTCTAGCTCCTTCTAGTGTCACACCTCGGATCAACAGGATCAAAATCACCACGTAGGGAAACGTGGCTGTGAAATACACAACCTGGACAGACGAAAGTAAAGTTAGATTTATAACAGGCTTGGTATAGGTGGTAATGTTCACATGACCCTCCAGTCTGAAAGCACTTTCACTAAAACTAATGTCATATTTGATGTAATAGTTGACTATACATGTATTTAAGAAATAGTTTGGGAAGTATTTGCTTAGACAGACTATTGCATtcaaagaagaacagaaaattGGCTATGTAAGAAATATTCACTGCTAAAAAATCTGTTATGTTTGTTTAGACAGCAAATCACAAgcactaaaagcaaaacattttctgccCACTTGATTATCAGAGTGACACAGCTTCAacaaaatttttactttaattttttactttattaacaAGTCAGTTATCAATGCATgcctctgttttttctttcctgaaatGACAAATTTATCATTTCTGGTAAGAGGTGCTAGATGTTGTTTCAGATGATAAATTATGAATTTAccacagagaacaaaaaaaacatttattaaagtgtGGCTATTCTGATTTgattcagctttaacttttaaatatattacttaacgacattaaattaaattgaatacTGTGAATGTTGGTCAAAGTCAGATACTAGAGAGATGTTAAACTACGTGATGTTTATCCCTTAGCTCCCTGATGACCATTGCTTATCAGACTCAAAACACGTTTTTAGCAAATAAATTGACTTTAGATTGGTTAGACTTTCTTTTGGGAACAGTGCTCAACACTGGCAGATCGCTCAGAGTTTAATTTAGTTgcttatagaaaaaaaaatctataaacaaCTATTATCttaagacaaagacaaagactgacaaactgtttcctgtttgcacTGATGCATGACAATTCGATGTTTGATGTGTATTCTAGGATCTGCTGAAAGTCCTTTGCCACCATCTAGCCCTCGGCCCCTGGGACTGTGCAGCAAAGTGATTTTGCAGAATTAGGCAGTTTTTGAAACACTGTGATGGATGAAGGGTAGTATTTGTACAGAAACACATGCTGAAATTCAATTTCAAAACCCCATTTTAGCAATAACAGCATTATTTCCACACCTAAGACTgaaaaatttgtttaattattccATTTACATCATACCTAAATTTATACTTATTGTATTCAAACTAACAGTCTCTACTTAAACGCAGTAAGGGTTTAGACATCTTTATTCTGAGAATGTTTGTTGTTAAATGCAACTAAAgtaatacatttatatatatttacgTGATGTAAATCAGGGTCAGTCACTAAATGACAAAAGTAGGGAGAAATAGAGAACAGTGTGTACTAAACTATCTgactttttactgtttattaattatttgtatttttttttttcatcggGTGGTATTTTGCTTGTTGGAtattctttgtctgttttggcAGAACATTTTGCGGTTCTCATTTTTGGACCCCAGCCGGAAGCTGACTTACTTTGCCTGAAGACTTGATCCCTCTGATAAGAGCTCCAGCAACAAGGAtggagcacagcagcaaacagaggGCCAGGTGCCAAACTACGGGCCCTGTTTCATCCAGACCGCCGGATCTCCGCAGAGCTACAAGGCTGAAAGGACAGGAGAAATCTCACTAGCATGTGTGCATTCAGAGGCATAACAGCAGTATGTGTGTTTGAGCTAGTTTGGCATGAAATTTGATATTCTTACTCCCAGTACTGCTCACTCGGGCTCTGCACCGGCACTGTGATTATATCTGATGAAGGACAAGTGTTGTTTTCCTGAGTCCAGTTGGCCGTCAAAACACCACTCACATTACAAAAGGCTAGGGGGGAAAAGTACAGGTGAATGGCTTACCTAAAATACCCCTTGATAAGTATCATTTCCCAGAATGCAATTATCTGTAATggttattttaatatttgcagaGCGATTGAAGGATGAGTCACAGATATCTGGACATCTTTTCATTTAAGTTGTCATTCCTCCTCAGAGGAATGTCAGCTTTTACCAAATAGCAGATTTAATCTTTGCAAGAACAggagctttaaaaagaaacaacaaaaaaaaaaaaaaaaaaaatcacctatAGGCGTGTTGCTGCAGTTACTGTCAGCCCAGTTAGAGCAACTGGACCACGGCAGAACAGACTGCATGGAGGCGAACATGTAGTACAGACTGTATGCAATGATCACGTTGTAGTAAATTGAAACTAGCAGAGTGACAATGACCATGCCAATCCCAACACCTGGAAAGGGAGAAGAGAATTTATTATAGATGtgtttacaactaaaaacacaaaaacagtgatCAACAACATTCTAGCAACCCTAATCTCTTTTTACTTTGCTTGAAAGGAACAAACCTCCTCTAATTCTCCTTTGATTCATAGTTCTCTGAAGGTctctcaaagttttttttatttgggctttggctgctgtttttgttttgttttttactcattttctgttcagtcgACATACCCAATCACGACAGCACCTTatgccttttaaaataaagaaactaaacaagtGCAGGACAAAAGTAGAAGAGCCGGGCTtaaaagctatctacagcaggtaaagaGTACCTAAAAGTCAcaatttaattaataaacaggaacaaatccAACAAAGACCTGAGCTGACAGAGGATTCGTCCTTCGGCTGATCACTGACTGTATGTCAGGTTTGTGGAAATCAAtgtgttggtgctaaaataacatttgctgCTGGTAAGAAAGTGCCTAAAGATCCAGTTTAAACTTGGGtaagttgtctgttatgtgtcgACCCAAGACTGGTTCATTCCCTGAGTTTAGCAACCTTTTAATACCCAGTGATTCGTAGTTAAGTGGTCTAACGAAGGCAAAGCTATTCGTCTGAAAATGATCAGGTACTGGgatgaaaatgagtgaaaaagctgccaaattccaaagaaaaacaaataaagatatttgaaaaacttaaaatttattattcaatgccactttaaaagatgacaAGGAAGTTTGGCTTCttggaagaaaaatataaaaaatgaggAAACTTCTTTACACTGTAAAtatgattgttttaaatatatgttcatctgctgtacatatatatatatatacacacatattaCTATTAATGCATTACTAGAAATACAGCATAACAATCCACATTAGTTTATGCTGCATCAGTGAACATCAAATAATCTGCAGcctttccttttaaaacaaaccccATCATGcacatttataatatttatgtaTAATCTCTGTTTTGATTGAGTCAGTTTTATGAAGCCAAAAAGCCATAAAACCATACCTTTACATGTTCAGAGTTAATTTTTGATTAGAGTTGTTCATTAACAGCGAGCCTCAGTAAATAGAAGATAGGATTCCTTTAGGTTCAAACAGTTGATTATTAACTCCACTCACTGATAAACTGGTGTTAAGATACAGTgcctttaaaaagtattcacccctttggatggtttatgcttttattgccgTCATAAATCTATTACGGTCAATATAagttgttatttcttttttacaaaaaaaaaaccccaaacaaacaactttttcaaTGTCacagtgaaatcaaatttctacaaagtaatggcaaataaataaaaatgggtaATGTAAAATgattgcaaaaatattcaccccctttaaagtggcTGTCCTAATTCAGATCAGAGAAAAGACTATTGCagagtacaagtcaggggatggaaacaaaatgatttccaaGGTCCttaacatccccaggagttctgttaaatccatcgtGATGAGaaggaaggaatatgggacaagCGTAAacctaccaagagcaggccgtcctcacacaCTGAGTGACCGTGCAAGAAGGAGAAGCTACATACAACACAGTTCTTTTacagacagcatcagattgtCCTCCAGGATCTCTCTTTCTTTTGCAGCATTCATTTTATCTCTTATCTATTTTTTCAAGCCTTCCACATGCGAACTCTAGTTGAGATTTAATCTCAGTTTTCTTCTGCAGTTTTCCAACACCAGTGAGGGTCGTCTTACCCTGCAGAAGCGGCACCGATCTCCATACGTTGATTGGACCTTGGCTGCAGAACTGACCAAAGGCACTTTCAAGGAAGAAAAGGGGAATTCCAGTCACCACCAGCATGGTAAAGTAGGGGATGAGGAAGGCACCTGCTCAAGACAAGAAGGAACATTATGATAACAACTTActaaaaaacatataaaaacccTCACGGATAACAAATATTGAGGTACCTCCTCCATTCTTGTAGGCCAAATATGGAaacctccagatgtttcccagTCCGACAGCATAGCCGATCATAGAGAGGATGTAGTCGCTCTTACTCGACCAGTTCCCACGTTCTGTATTTTCATCCCCATTATCCACATGTGGATCCTGATCATCGAAGGTTCAGATACGTTATAAACAAGAAAGACCATATTGTAGCCAGATCATCAGACCATGATTTATGGGTTTTAGAGCCACAGAATGGGAAATAATGCAATTATTCCTGATGATGCTGACTCCATAATGACAAACTCACAGACACTTCTAACAACTGCATGatttaaagcaggaaacatttaaaatccagCAACATTCAGTGAAACAAACTTCTTGTGCTCTTGGGTTAATTTACCTTGGATTTCTAGTCAGAAATAGATGCAGAGCATTTATTTTCCACCCAATTCCTGAACAACTTTTCTGTGGTTAAATTAGCAATTAAGTTCTGCAAAAGCAAGTCCACGTTCCTACCTGTTCGGCGGCTGCAGGATTTTTGAAAAGTAAGTCTGTGAAACTGTCCCAGCCGTACTTTTTCATGTCCTTTCACCTCGTGTGTTACGCTCTAAGGAATCTGAATGTGTTTCTGCCCGTTTGTTGTATTGTTTCTCCTCCAAAGATTAGAGAGGAGACGTTTTCCAACCTATCACCTGCCTTGACCCTCCCTCTGTGGTCTCTGACTGTGTTTACAATCAATCCTCTTTTACCAGGAACATGAAGCCTGttactgaagaaaaaacatcatgATGTCAGTAAGTCACCAAACCCACTCACTCTGAGGACCTTATTCTGAGACATTTAGTGGTTTGTGCTGCACAATGCTGCGGAAACAGCTCCTCCACCTCTTGCACAGAGATAACGAtttataaatagaaaaaataaaggaCACCGATAGAGTCGGTAATGTCATTCCGGTGTTTTCTTTACTCCCTAATACCACGGCTGCTGATGCATGCTGAATGTCTCATCTTTGGTCAGTGAC is part of the Kryptolebias marmoratus isolate JLee-2015 linkage group LG4, ASM164957v2, whole genome shotgun sequence genome and harbors:
- the slc6a14 gene encoding sodium- and chloride-dependent neutral and basic amino acid transporter B(0+), which encodes MKKYGWDSFTDLLFKNPAAAEQDPHVDNGDENTERGNWSSKSDYILSMIGYAVGLGNIWRFPYLAYKNGGGAFLIPYFTMLVVTGIPLFFLESAFGQFCSQGPINVWRSVPLLQGVGIGMVIVTLLVSIYYNVIIAYSLYYMFASMQSVLPWSSCSNWADSNCSNTPIAFCNVSGVLTANWTQENNTCPSSDIITVPVQSPSEQYWDLVALRRSGGLDETGPVVWHLALCLLLCSILVAGALIRGIKSSGKVVYFTATFPYVVILILLIRGVTLEGARDGIEFYIGAQSNLTKLYEAQVWKDAATQTFYSLSVGWGGLMTLASYNNFHNNVFKDSFVVSLTNAGTSVLAGFAIFSILGHMAHIYKVPVEEVVKEGFGLAFIAYPDALSKLPVSQLWSILFFFMLLTVGLDSQFAGIEILTTCLLDAFPKIFKSRRALVTITICSILYLLGLPCVTEAGIYWVTLIDQFVASWVLLVLVLLEIIGISYIYGGNRFIKDIEMMIGNKTSAFWLWWRACWFFISPCIILVILGWSLATFVPPTYGKIDFPGWGLALGWCMVVFVIIWIPAVAVYKLIKAKGNPWKRLKSLCSPSEDWHPYLEIHRGERYSEERCRRKKKSKTHLEVNVEVISSSWL